A window of the Henckelia pumila isolate YLH828 chromosome 3, ASM3356847v2, whole genome shotgun sequence genome harbors these coding sequences:
- the LOC140887955 gene encoding uncharacterized protein isoform X2, with protein sequence MYGRPHFDQLFKRTGSLYKSFEGMPKIVKPEKPSDVEISAPEPDPPDGGKKSYAAAFMASSPRTLKKSFLVGDEPMPALKEKVMYKNVSGIFFSEEEVQDMSNHNHFALIGKFSSGLPSKDRTLLAFSGLNFKF encoded by the exons ATGTACGGTAGACCACACTTTGATCAGCTCTTCAAGAGAACTGGCAGCCTATACAAAAGCTTTGAAG GAATGCCTAAGATTGTGAAACCGGAGAAGCCTAGCGATGTTGAG aTATCGGCGCCGGAGCCTGATCCTCCGGACGGTGGGAAGAAATCCTACGCTGCTGCTTTTATGGCCTCGTCTCCTAGGACCTTGAAGAAAAGCTTTCTTGTGGGCGACGAGCCAATGCCTGCGCTCAAGGAGAAGGTTATGTACAAAAATGTTTCGGGCATATTTTTCTCTGAGGAAGAGGTCCAAGATATGAGTAATCATAATCATTTTGCTCTTATTGGGAAATTCTCCAGTGGCTTGCCGTCGAAGGATAGAACACTGTTGGCCTTCTCT GGACTGAATTTCAAGTTTTGA
- the LOC140887955 gene encoding uncharacterized protein isoform X1: protein MYGRPHFDQLFKRTGSLYKSFEGMPKIVKPEKPSDVEISAPEPDPPDGGKKSYAAAFMASSPRTLKKSFLVGDEPMPALKEKVMYKNVSGIFFSEEEVQDMSNHNHFALIGKFSSGLPSKDRTLLAFSVMPRKLSY, encoded by the exons ATGTACGGTAGACCACACTTTGATCAGCTCTTCAAGAGAACTGGCAGCCTATACAAAAGCTTTGAAG GAATGCCTAAGATTGTGAAACCGGAGAAGCCTAGCGATGTTGAG aTATCGGCGCCGGAGCCTGATCCTCCGGACGGTGGGAAGAAATCCTACGCTGCTGCTTTTATGGCCTCGTCTCCTAGGACCTTGAAGAAAAGCTTTCTTGTGGGCGACGAGCCAATGCCTGCGCTCAAGGAGAAGGTTATGTACAAAAATGTTTCGGGCATATTTTTCTCTGAGGAAGAGGTCCAAGATATGAGTAATCATAATCATTTTGCTCTTATTGGGAAATTCTCCAGTGGCTTGCCGTCGAAGGATAGAACACTGTTGGCCTTCTCTGTAATGCCCCGAAAATTATCTTATTGA